CCAGGGTGTCCGGCGTCATGCCAGGGATGACCAGCCCCATGCCCTTCTCGATGTAGACGCCTGCCCAGATGAGCAGGCAGCCGGCGTTGAGCCAGACCCAGTTGGTCCGGAGCCTGGGCACCACGAAGATGACGAAGGCGGCCACGCTGGCGAAGAGCGAGAACCAGGCGTACTTGACCAGCGCCGTGTGCGGCCCCAGGCCGAACCAGAGGTACCGGGTGTGCACCAGCTCCTCCTTGGCCGAGTAGAACTCCTTGAAGACCTCGGCGCCCAGCAGGAAGAGGTTGAAGAACATGGCGTAGCTCATGAGCTCCGCCACCTTCCAGATGGCCTCGTCCTTGATGGGGATCTTGGCGGTCTTCCTCAGGATCTGGAAGAGGATGATCATCACGGCCGGGCCCGAGCAGAAGGCCGAGGCGATGAAGCGCGGCGCCAGGATGGAGGCGTTCCAGTAGGGGCGCGCCGCCATGCCGTTGTAGAGGAAGGCCGTCACGGTGTGGGTGCTGATGGAGACCGGGATGGAGATCAGCACCAGCGGCACCAGGATCCGCTTGTCCGGCTCCTTGCCGTTGTAGGCCTGGAACAGGATGTAGAGGACCACCGTGACGTTGAGCACCAGGTAGATGTTGAGCACCAGCGCGTCCCAGGTGAGCAGGGAGCGCGGCCAGTTGGGGGTGCCGAAGCCGGGCGTCATGTGCAGCAGCCGGTCCGGGCGCCCCATGTCCACCATGATGAAGAGCAGGCACATGGCCAGCGCCGAGATGGCCAGCAGCTCGCCGAGGAGCACCACCTCCTTGATGGGCCCCCAGTGGTACACGTAGGCGGGGATGACCAGCAGCACCGCCGCCGCCGCCACGCCCACCAGGAAGGTGAAGTTGCCGATGTAGAAGGCCCAGCTCACCTGGTCGCGGATGTTGGTGGCGATCAGGCCGGTCTGGGCCTGGTGGTAGTAGCCGGTGGCGCCCACCGCGATGGCGCAGCCGAGCGCGGCCAGCCAGATGAAGTAGGCCTTGTTGCCGGTGGCGATCTGCCGGCCGCAGCCCTTGAGGAACTGGAGGATCCCGGTCATCGGTGGCTCCGACTCAGGTGGCGTAGAAGTAGTAGAACTGCGGGTGCGTGGCGAGCTCCTCCTTGAAGACGAAGACGCGCTTGGTCTCCATGACCTTGCGGATCTCGCTCTCGGGATCGAGGAGGTTGCCGAACTTGCGCGCCCCCACCGGGCAGACCTCGACGCAGGCGGTGTAGCGCCCGTTGCGGGCCCGCTGGATGCAGAAGGTGCACTTCTCCACCACGCCCTTGGGGCGGGGCCGGTTGCCCAGGTAGTGCTGGTCGGGGTTGAGCTCCGCGGCCGGCAGGTTGGGGGTGGCGAAGTTGAAGTGGCGGGCGCCGTAGGGGCAGGCGGACATGCAGCAGCGGCAGCCGATGCACCAGTCGTAGTCGATGACCACGATGCCGTCCTGCTCCTTCCAGGTCGCCTGGGTGGGGCAGGCCTTGACGCAGGGCGGGTTGCGGCACTGCTGGCACTGCACCGGGAAGTAGAACTTGCCGGGCTGCGGCACGGTGGCCGGGTCGTAGTAGGTCTCGGCGTGGGCCAGGCTGACGCCGTGCGCCTTGTCCATCTCGAGCACCCGGATCCAGTGGATCTGCGGCGCCTCGCGCGACTGGTTGTTCTCCTTGACGCAGGCGTAGACGCAGCGCCGGCAGCCGACGCAGCGGGAGATGTCGAGGCCGTAGCCGAACTCGACGCCCTGGCGCGGCCCCTCGGCCCGCACCTGGGTGTCCTTGCCCCAGGTCTCCTTGTTGCGCTTCTCCACCTTGGAGAGCACCTTCTTCAGCTGCTCCGGCGAGAGCTCCTTGAAGTGGCTGCGGAGGAAGTCCTCCATGTCGAGGCCGGCGCAGCCGGAGAGGCCGGCCAGGGCGGCGCCGCCGGCGGCGGCCACCTTGAGGAAGGCGCGGCGCCCCTCGTCGTGGCGGACCTCGTCTTCGGCGGGCTGGGCGGGCAGCGTGGGAAGGGCGCTCACTTGCGCATCTCCTCCGGCCGACGGGGCCGGGGCTCGGGCTTGAGGAGCTGCAGGGTCGGCGAGACGACGCGCTTGCCGTCCACCATCCGGTCGTCCACGCCCTTCCACCGCGGCGTGTGCGGGTTGTGGCAGTTGACGCACAGGAAGTAGGTCTTGGCGCCGTCCCACATGCCGGTGCGCTTGCCGTGCACCCCGACCTTCCAGTCGCGGTACTTGTCGCCGTGGCACTGGCCGCAGAGCCGGTAGCTCTCGGTGAAGGGGATGGGCTTGCCCGCCGCGGAGCGCAGCTGATCGCGGTTCTGGGCGTCGTGGCAGTCCAGGCACCAGCGCTCGCCGCCGTGCGCCAGCACCGTGGCCGGCTCACCCTCGCCGTTGTGGAACTGCAGCTCGCGCCGCTCCCCGTTCACCTTGTCCTTGGGGTCGTGGCAGCCCGAGCAGGGGAAGACCCCGTCGCTGAAGGGCGGCGAGTTGGCCTGGATCTGCGGCTCGGGCGGGCGGGCGGGCGGCGGCGCCGCCGGCGTGGGGGCGGGCCCCTGGGTGGCGCCCGCCGGCGCGGCCGCCAGGGCGAGCAGCGCCAGCGCCGCGAGGATGGCCTTCCTCGGTCTCACGTTCAGCCTCCAGTCGGACATGTCCCCTCCCCCTTCGACGTGGGGCGGAGGCTACCAACCGGGGAGGGCCCTTCCCTTGATCTGGATCAGGCCAGGCGGCTCAGGTGCGGAGGCCGGCGAGCTTTTCCTGGCGCCTCCAGGCGCCGTGGGCCCGCCCCCGCGAGGCCAGCCGGTCCAGCAGCAGCCGGGTCTGGCCGTCGATGCGGGCAGGCGGCGCGGCGGCCCACGGGGTGCCCGGCAGGGGCATGAAGGCGTGGGCGTGGATGGTGGCGCCCGCCTCGGCCAGGCGGAGCGCCAGCGCCCGGGTGGCGGCCCGATCGGCCTCCTCCTCCCCCGGCAGGCCGAAGACCAGGTCCACCGCGGGGGCCAGGCCGGCCGCCAGCGCCAGGCGCGCCGCCCGCTCCACCGCGGCGGCGTCGTGGCCCCGCCCCATGGCCTCGAGCAGCCGGTCGGAGCCGGACTGGCCACCCAGGATGACCGCCCGGTTGTCGCAGTAGCGGGTGATGAGGGCCAGCGCCCGCGCCGAGACGTGCTCCGGCCGGAGCTCGGAGGGGAAGGTCCCGAAGAAGACCCGGCCGGCCGGGCCGATGGCCTCCCGGGTGGTGGCCAGCAGCGCCTCCACCGCCTCCAGGTCGGGCGCCTCGCCGGCGGCGCCGTAGGAGAGGGCGCTGGGGGTGAGGAAGCGCACGTCCCGGGCCTCGCGCCGGGCCAGCTCGGCGATGGCGTGGCGCACCGCCGGCAGCGAGCGGTGGCGCCAGCGGGCCTTGAAGAGGAACGGGGTGTGGCAGAAGCGGCAGCCCCAGATGCAGCCGCGGGTCAGCTCCACCGGGCCGAGCCGGCCGGCCCGGCTGGCGAAGGGAGGCACGGCGTCGAGGTCCACCGGCGCGGCGCGGCCGCTGTGGCGCAGCGCCCCCTCCTCGAGCCAGGCCAGCCCGGGGGTGCGGCGCGGGTCCCGCCCCGCGGCCAGCGCCGCCAGCAGCTCCGGCAGGGTCCGCTCCCCCTCCCCGCGCGCCACCAGGTCGAAGCCGGCCCGCAGCGTGCCCTCCGGATCCGCGCTGGGGTGCGGGCCGCCGGCCAGGTGCAGCAGGCCGGGCCCGCAGGCCGCGGCCCGGAAGGCGGCCAGCTCGCGCGTCACCTCCGGCAGGCTGGCGGTCATGAAGGACCAGGCCACCACCGGGCGGCGCCCCGCCCGCAGCGCCAGCCTGGCCGCGGCCACCGCGCCCGGGAGGCCGAAGGCCACCTGGGCCGGCAGGTCCCGGGTGCGTGGGTCCTGCTCGACCGCGCCCAGCAGCACGTTCAGGCCGAAGCGGCCCGTCTTCCGGTAGTGGAGGACGAGGGCGGTCACCCGTGGCCCCTGGTCAGGCGGGGGTGGGATCCGCGCGCCGGCGCGTCACCAGCACCATGGCCACCAGCACCGCCACCCCGACCACCGTCAGCGCCGCATCGGTGAGCAGGGCGCCGCGCGCCTCTGCCAGCCCGAAGGTCTTCTTGCCCCACTCGCCGCCCAGGCCGTTCAGCCAGGTGACGTAGCTGATGGCCAGGTTGGCGGTGGCGTTGAAGAGGGCGTACTTGGTGGCGGTGGCGGCCGAGGCCCCCACCATCTCCAGCACCATGCCGGCCCAGGTGGCGAAGGCCACCCCACCGGCGAACATGTAGGTGAAGGTCCCCCAGGCGTAGGTCCAGGGCGTCAGCGGGGCCGCCGCCATGGCCACCGCGCACAGCGCCGTCAGGCCGCCCGAGGCGGCGTAGGCCACCCGGCGGCTCATGCGGTCGGACAGCACCCCGCCCAGCAGGGCCCCGAGCGCGCTGGCGATGCCGCCCCCCACCCCGTTGACCGCCGCCACCACGTTGGGGCTGGCCTGGTACTCCCCGGCGATGCCGGAGAAGAGGTTGGACATGGCCATGCAGCCCACCGGGGCCAGGCAGATGATCAGGCCGGTGAAGCCGTCGCGGCTCGCCACGGTGCGCCCCAGGTCCCTGGCCATGGCCCACAGGTGGAGCGCGGTGGCCCGCAGCAGGCTGCCGGCCCGCGCCACCGCCGCGTCCACGGTGCGCGGCTCGACGATGCGCAGCCCCAGCGAGGCGCTGGCCAGCGCCACCAGGGCCATCACCAGCGCGGCCACCCGCACCCCGGCGGCCTCCGCCAGCACGATGGCCAGGCCGCCCAGCAGCCCGGTGCTGCCCACGTTGGAGGCCATGGCGAAGCCGCCCACCTTGCCCTTGTCCTCGAAGCGGGTGGTGGAGGCCATCAGGGCGTTGTTGGCGGCGTGCGCGGTGGTGGCCGCCGCCTGCAGGGCGGCCAGCCAGAGGGCGAAGAGCGGCATGTTGGCGAAGGGGTCGGGCACCAGCGCCAGGGCCAGGAAGAGGAGCGCGATGACCCCGCTCATGCCCAGGTACCAGAGGCGCCGCACGCTCCCCAGGTCGAGCACCGGGATCCAGAGGAGCTTGATGGCGTGCGGCAGGTTGGCGGTGGCGGTGACGGTGGCCACCTCGGCCAGCCCGTAGCCGCGCAGCGACATCCAGAGCGGCACCGCGTAGGAGAGGAAGCCCACCGCCGCCCCGAACGGCAGGTCGAGGAAGAGGAAGTACCAGGGCGGCGTCGGGCGGTCGGGCGGGGCGGGCGGCGGCGTCACGGGGGGCGCAGTGTAGCCGGAAACGAGGCGCCCCGGCCTCCCACCAGGGAGCCGGGGCGCGGGGTGCGGCCTGCGGCCGGGCCTAGATCAGGCCGTGGGCCACCATGGCCTTGGCCACCTTGATGAAGCCGGCCACGTTGGCGCCGACCACGTAGTTGCCCTTGGAGCCGAACTCCTCGGCGGTGTCCCAGCAGCTCTGGTGGATGTTCTTCATGATGTTGGCGAGCCGCTTCTCGGTGTACTCGAAGGTCCAGGAGTCGCGGCTGGCGTTCTGCTGCATCTCCAGCGCCGAGGTGGCCACGCCGCCGGCGTTGGCGGCCTTGCCGGGCCCGTAGGCGATCTTGGCGTCCAGGAAGACCTTCACGCCCTCCGGCGTGGTGGGCATGTTGGCCCCCTCGCCCACCGCGATGCAGCCGTTCTTGACGAGCAAGGCGGCGTCCTTGCCGTTGAGCTCGTTCTGGGTGGCGGAGGGCATGGCCACCTGGCAGGGGATCTCCCAGATGTTGCCGCCGGCCACGAACTTCGCGTGCGTGCGGTACTCGACGTAGTCCTTGATGCGGCGCCGCTCGCGCTCCTTGAGCTGCTTGAGCAGCTCGAGGTCGATGCCCTTCTCGTCGTAGATGGTGCCGTTGGAGTCGGAGCAGGCCACCACCTTGCCGCCCAGCTGGTGGATCTTCTCGATGGTGTAGATGGCCACGTTGCCCGAGCCGGAGACCGTGCAGGTCTTGCCGCCGAAGGAGTCCTTGCGGACCTCCAGCATCTCCTTCACGAAGAAGGTGGCGCCGTAGCCGGTGGCCTCGGTGCGCACCAGCGAGCCGCCGTAGTCCAGCCCCTTGCCGGTGAGCACGCCCGCCTCGTAGCGCGAGGTGAGCCGCTTGTACTGGCCGTACATGTAGCCGATCTCGCGGCCGCCCACGCCGATGTCGCCGGCCGGGACGTCGGTGTGCTCCCCGATGTAGCGCCACAGCTCGGTCATGAAGCTCTGGCAGAAGCGCATCACCTCGTTGTCGCTCTTGCCCTTGGGGTCGAAGTCCGAGCCGCCCTTGCCGCCGCCGATGGGCAGGCCGGTCAGCGCGTTCTTGAAGATCTGCTCGAAGCCGAGGAACTTGATGATGCCCAGGTAGACCGAGGGGTGGAACCGCAGGCCACCCTTGTAGGGGCCGAGCGCGCTGTTGTACTGGACGCGGAAGCCGCGGTTGATCTGCACCTCGCCGCGGTCGTCCTGCCAGGGCACGCGGAAGATGATCTGCCGCTCCGGCTCGGCGATGCGCTCGATGATCTTGCGCTCGCGGAACTCCGGGTACTTGGCGAGGACCGGCCCGAGGGTCTCCAGCACCTCGCGAACGGCCTGGTGGAACTCCACCTCGCCGGGGTTGCGCTTCAGCACGTCCTGGTAAACGGTCTCCAGCTTCTCGTCCATCTTGGTGGTCACGTGGTGCCGCTCCTGTTCGGTTGTGGGCGCGATCCCTGCCCGAAGGTCGTGCACTCTGCATGATTTCAGGGCACCATCGCAAGCGACCCCACCGCCGCTTCGACGATCAAGCGCCGGCTTTCACACGCGAACCCGCGCCGCGGGCCCGGGAGCCCCTCCCCGATGACCAGCCCAGCGGCTCCACCCAGCACCGGCCTGCCCGGCCTCGACCAGGTCCTGCAGGGGCTCAGGCCCGGCGACAACGTGGTCTGGCAGGTGGAGGCGGTGGACGACTACCGGCCGCTGGTGGCGCCCTTCGTGGCCCGGGCGGTGGCCGAGGGGCGCCGGGTGGTCTACTTCCGCTTCGCCCGCCACGCCCCGCTGGTGGAGCCCGCCGCGGGCGTCACGGTGCACCAGCTCTCCCCGGCCCTGGGGTTCGAGAGCTTCACCGCCGCCATCCACGCCGCCATCGAGGAGGCCGGGCCCGGCACCTTCCACGTCTTCGACTGCCTCTCCGACCTGGCGGCCGGCTGGTACAGCGACCTGATGCTGGGCAACTTCTTCATGGTCACCTGCCCGTACCTCTACGAGCTGGAGACCGTGACCTACTTCGCCCTGCTGCGCGAGTCGCACTCCAGCGAGGCGGTGGACGCCATCCGCGAGACCACCCAGCTGCTGGTGGACGTCTTCAGGCACCGGCGCGAGACCTACCTGCACCCGCTCAAGGTGGACGGACGCCACTCGCCCACCATGTACCTGCCGCACGCCTGGACCGGCGGCGCCTTCCGCGCCCTCACCGAGAGCGCCGAGCTCTCCGAGGCGCTCTCGGAGGTGGCCGAGCGGCGCGCCGACGCGGTCGGCCGGCCGGACGTGTGGGAGCGGCGGGTGCTGGCGGCGCGCGAGGTGCGCGACGGCGTGCGGGCCGGGCGGCGCCGGCCGGAGGAGGAGCGCGACGCCTTCCAGCAGCTGCTGGGCATGCTGCTGACCCGCGACGAGCGCTTCGCCGCGCTGGCCTCGCAGCACCTGCTGCTCGACGACCTGCTGGCCATCCGCCGCCGCATGGTGGGCACCGGGCTGGTGGGCGGCAAGGCGGCCGGCATGCTGGTGGCGCGCGCCGTGCTGGTCAACGCCGACCCGGCCTGGGCCCGGCTGCTGGAGCCGCACGACTCCTGGTTCATCGGCTCGGACGTCTTCTACACCTACCTGGTGCGGAGCGGCTGCTGGCGGGCCCGCCGCGACCAGCGGCGCAGCGCCTCCTTCCTGGCCGGGGCCGAGGAGGCGCGCCGGCGGGTCCTGGAGGGCCGGTTCCCGGACTTCGTGCTGCGGCAGTTCGTGGCCCTGCTGGAGTACTACGGGCAGTCGCCCATCGTGGTCCGCTCCAGCAGCCTGCTGGAGGACGGCTACGGCAACGCCTTCACCGGCAAGTACGAGAGCGTCTTCTGCGCCAACCAGGGCTCTCCGGCCGAGCGGCTGCGCGACTTCGTGGCGGCGGTCCAGGCGGTCTACGCCAGCGCCATGAGCGAGGAGGCGCTGCGCTACCGCGAGCGGCGCGGCCTGCTGGACCGCGACGAGCAGATGGCGGTGCTGGTGCAGCGGGTCTCCGGCGCGGTGCGCGGCGGCCTGTACTTCCCGCAGGTGGCGGGGGTGGCCCTCTCCTACAACCCCTACGTCTGGAACGTGCGCATCGACCCCCAGGCCGGCGTGGTGCGGCTGGTCTTCGGCCTGGGCACCCGGGCGGTGGACCGGGCCGACGACGACTACACCCGCATCGTGGCCCTCAACGCCCCCACCCTGCGACCCGAGTCCGGCCTCGACGAGCTGACCGAGTACGCCCAGCACCGGGTGGACGTCCTCGACCTCGAGCAGCGCCGGCTGGTCTCGCTGCGCCTCGACGAGGTGCTGGCGCGGGCGCCCGGGCTGCCCATGGCGCTCTTCGGCACGCCGCGCGGCCAGGGCTGGGTCCTCACCTTCGACCAGCTGCTCTGGTCCACCCCGCTGGTGGAGCGGCTCCGCGAGCTGCTGGTCCGGCTGCGCGACGCCTACCGCTGCCCGGTGGACGTGGAGTTCACCGGCAACTTCGTCGGCGAGGGCGAGCTCCGGCTCAACCTGGTGCAGTGCCGCCCGCTGCAGGTGCGCGAGGGCGGCGCCGTGCTGCCGGCCCCCACCGGCCTGGCTGAGCAGGACGTGCTGCTCCGCTCGCGCGGCCCCATGGTGGGCCCGAGCGCCCACACCCCCATCGACCGCGTGGTCTACGTGGACCCGGACGCCTACGCGCAGCTGGGCACCGGCGATCGCCACGAGGTGGGGCGGGTCATCGGCCGGCTCACGGCGCTGGACCGGGCCGGGCTGCTCAAGGTGCTGTTGCTCGGCCCGGGGCGCTGGGGCACCACCACGCCGGCGCTGGGCGTGCCGGTCTCGTTCGCCGAGATCCAGCGCGTCTCGGTGCTCTGCGAGGTGATGCGCCTGGGTGACGTGGTGCCCGACGTCTCGCTCGGCTCCCACTTCTTCAACGACCTGGTGGAGGAGGACATGCTGTACCTGGCCATCTTCCCCACCCTGCCCGGCCACGCCCTGGCCGAGGCCACCCTGCGCGCCGCCCCCAACCGCCTGCCGGCGCTGCTGCCGGACGACGCCCGCCTGGCCGGGGTGGTGCGGGTGGTGGACTTCCCGGCCCACGGCGAGGGGACGCTCTGGCTCAACGCCGACTGCGTCCGGCAGGAGGCGGTCTGCTACCGGGTGCCCGGCTGAGGGTCGAGGTCCCCGCCGAGGTCTGCTAGGCTGGCCCGCCCCCTTCGACGGAGATCCACCACCCGTGTCAGTCCGCCTCGAGAACATCGGCCGCGGCGTCCGCGAGACCCAGTACGCGGTGCGCGGCCCCATCGTGGCTCGCGCCCAGGAGCTGGAGCAGCAGGGCCGCGAGATCATCTGGTGCAACATCGGCAACCCCCAGTCGCTGGGCCAGCGGCCGCTCACCTGGGTCCGCCAGGCCCTGGCCCTGGCCGAGTACCCGGCCCTGGCCGAGCAGGCCGCCTTCCCGTCCGACGTGGTGGAGGTGGCCCGCGAGATCCAGCGGGGCTCGCAGCACGGCCTGGGCGCCTACACCGAGTCGAAGGGCTTCCGCTTCGTGCGCGACGCCGTGGCGGCCTTCATCCAGGCGCGCGACGGCATCCCGGCCGACCCCGAGGCCATCTACCTGACCGACGGCGCCTCCAAGGCCGCCCAGGCGGTCCTCAACCTGCTCATCTCGGGGCCCCAGGATGGCGTGCTCATCCCCATCCCGCAGTACCCGCTCTACTCGGCCACCATCACCCTCTACGGCGGCGCCCAGCTCCCCTACCTGCTCGACGAGGCGCACGACTGGAAGCTGACCCGCGAGGAGCTGGAGCGGTCGGTGGCCGAGGCCCGGCTGCGGGGCATCACCCCGCGGGCCATCGTGGTCATCAACCCGGGCAACCCGACCGGCGCGGTGCTGCGCCAGGCCGAGGTGGAGATGGTGCTCGACTTCGCCCGGGCCCACGACCTGGCGGTGCTGGCCGACGAGGTCTACCAGGAGAACGTCTACCGGCCGGGCGACCGCTTCTTCTCCTTCGCCAGCGCGCTGGAGCGCCAGGGGCTGCGGGACGTCTCGCTCTTCAGCTTCCACTCCACCTCCAAGGGGCTCATGGGCGAGTGCGGCCACCGCGGCGGCTACGTCGAGTGCCGCAACGTGAACCCAGAGGTGATGCACGAGGTCATCAAGCTGCAGTCCGTCTCGCTGTGCGCCAACGCGGCCGGCCAGATCGTCACCTACCTGATGGTGCGCGGCCCGAGGCCGGGGGGGCCCTCGCACGCCCGCTGGGTGGCCGAGAAGCTCGAGACCTTCGACAGCCTGGCCCGCCGCGCCGAGCTGCTGGAGCGCGGCCTCAACGCCGTGCCCGGCATCCAGTGCAACGCCGTGGCCGGCGCCATGTACGCCTTCCCGCGCATCACCCTGCCCCCCGGGGTGACCGATTCGCAGTGGTGCCTGGCGCTGCTGGAGGAGACCGGCATCTGCGTGGTGCCCGGCAGCGGCTTCGGGCAGGCCCCCGGGACCTGGCACTTCCGCACCACCATCCTGCCGCCCATCGAGCAGATCGAGCAGGTGGTGGAGCGCCTGGGCGCCTTCCACCGGAAGTTCACGGGGCGCTGAGCCGCGGGCCTGAACGGAGCGGGGCGGAGGCGCGCTGGCGCCCCCGCCCCGGATTCACCCGGGGGGCCGGAGCCCCCCGTCAGCCCGGCCCGCTACGGGACCGCGTCGAGCAGCGTCTGCCGGCCGGCCTCGAAGGTGGTCGGCACCCAGCCGCCGCCATAGGCGTGCGCCCGCAGGTAGAACTGCGTGGTCGCGGAGCCCGACTGGTGGCAGCTCATGCAGGAGGCCGCGGTGGGCCCCATGAGCACGTCGTCCAGCTGGTTGCCCCACGGCGCGGCGCCGGCGTCGACCGTCAGGGCCACGCCCTTGCTGCCGTCCACCGCCGCCGGCACCCAGCCGTCGGCGTGGCAGGCGCCGCAGTTGTTCAGCGCCTGCGGGTAGTGCACCAGGATGACGTTGTGGACCTGCCACACGCCCACGGTGCTGAGCGCGCCGGTGGTGGTGTTGCAGCTGCCGTCCGCGTTGACCGCGGGGACCCGGTCGGACGTGCCGTTGGCGACGGAGCCGGAGACCGGGTAGTAGGTCACCGGGAGCCCCTCGCTGCCCCGGCAGGTGACGCCGCCGGTGGTCGGCCAGCCCCGGTTCGCCACGGCGTCGTCGACGGCCGCCTGGCTGCCGAACAGGTAGATGCCGCGGGTCCGGTAGATGACGTAGGCCTTCCCGGACTCACCGGCCGAGTGGATGGCGTGGATCATGGTGCGCATGTCGTAGGCCTCGCCGGGCTTGCCGTCGTAGGCCTCGGCGGCGGTGACGCCGAAGCCGACCCGGACGTTGGTCTCGTTGCCGGCCGGGTTGTGGCAGGTGACGCAGAGGTCGACGCTGTCCACCCGGTTGCCGCCGTGCTGGTAGAGCGTGCCCTTGTGGCAGGTCAGGCACTTGGCGGTGTCGATGATGGTGCGGCGCGGCGCACCGGCCGTGGCGGCGCCGTCGGCGGCCGGGACCACGAACGGGTAGGTCGGGCTCTTGGCGCGGGCCTGGATGAACTCGCCGGTGGTGCCGGCGGCCGGGGCGTAGCGCAGCTGCGGCTTGCCCTGCAGCGCCATGGTCCCCTTGGCCCCGGCGGCGACGAAGGTGTCGACCGGGGTGGTGGTGGTGGCCACGTTGGCGGCGCAGGTGGTGTTGGCGCTGGCCAGCGTGGCGCTGGTGGCCGGCTGGCCCGGCGAGACGTTCCCGGGCCGGTTGGCGTTCACCCAGTCGTCGCCCTGGCCGTAGGCCTTGATGAACTGGGCGTTGCTGGCCGACTTGCCGGTGGCGGCGTCGGCGACCACGTCCAGGAAGACCGGCCCGGCGGTGAAGTCGGTGTTGCAGGGGTTGATGGCCGCGCCGTCGTAGCTGGCCGTCCAGGTGACCAGGTAGTTGGCGCCGGCGCGGGAGACGCCGGTGATGGCCAGCGCGAACTTCTCACCCTCGTCGACCGACACGTCGGTGCCGTTCCAGATCAGGCCGTTCCGCTCGGTCTTGAAGCCGTTGTGGAAGTCGTTGGTGGCGTCGATGGCCGGGTTGGCGGCGTGGCAGGTCGCGCAGTCGGTCGCCACCGTGAAGGTGCGGTGGAAGGCCGCCGTGCCGCCGGCGACGGTCTTGGTCCAGCCGTCCCAGCTGTCGTGGCAGGAGAAGCACAGGGCGTAGGAGACCGGGGCCGAGGCCACCGCCGCCAGCCGCGCCGGGCTGTCGTGGCAGGTCGAGCAGTTGTTCATGTAGCCGGGGAAGCCGACCGAGAAGTTGAACTGGTTCCCGTTGGTCCAGGTGAAGGTGTACTGCCCGTCCGGCATGTTGTGGGAGTTGTGGATGCCGTGGACGATGCCCATGAGCCCGCTGCCCGCCCCGGGGAGGCGCGGATCCGCGGAGCCCACCCGGTTGTGGCAGACGATGCAGGCCCCGACGCCCTGGGGGTTGGTCACGTCGTGCGCCGCGCCGCGCCACACGTGGTTGTCGTGGCAGTTGATGCAGGCCTGGTCACCCACCACGTCGTTCGGGCGGGTCCCGAGGTACGCCACGGCCGTGGCGGTGGCGCCGGCCGGGTTCATGGTGCTGAGCATGAAGGCCGTGTCGGCCGCCGGGGGCGCCGTGAACGCCGTGCCGAGGATGGTGGCGGTGTAGTTGCCGTTGCCGCTGTGGACCACGCTCCAGTTGGCCGAGGTGATCTTGGTGCGCACGCCGGCGGGGCCGGAGGCGTTCGGGGCGACCTGCGTGTAGGTGGGCGCCAGGCTGTAGATCCACCAGGCGTCCTCGTTGTGGGCCAGCGAGTCCTGGGCCTTGGCCAGGAAGTCGTAGCGGGGCACGCCGTTCACCTTGACGTTGAAGCGCACGGTGACGTTGTTGCTCACGCTGTCCAGGCTCACGGCGGGCAGCTGCACGCCGCCCACCAGGACCGCGGCGCCGGTCGCGCTCCAGTGCTGCAGCTTGACCTGCACGCCGTTCCGGTCCGGCAGCGCGTGCGTCGCGGGGAGGCCGGCGTCGTGGCAGCCGGCGCAGGTCTCGATCACGGCGACTCCGAGCGGGCCGCTCGGGCCGACCGGTCCCACGGGGCCGGTCGGGCCGACGGGGCCGGTGGGGCCGATGGGGCCGGTCGGGCCGACGGCGCCGGTCTCGCCGGCCGGGCCGGTCGGTCCGGTCGGGCCAGCCGGGCCGGACGGGCCGGACGAACCAGCCGGACCGGTGGCGCCGTTGGCACCGTCGGCGCCGGCCGGGCCGGTGTCGCCGGCGCACGCGGTGAACAGGATCGCGAGCGCCGCACCACACAGCACGGTGAGCCCGTAACGCGCAGAAGTTGACATCCTGGAACCCTCCCCTTGAACCTTCGGACCGGATGGTCAGAAGTGTTGCCTGTGACCCCGGGCAGCGCAGCCGCCTCGGTCCGGCGAATTCTTGGGTCGCACCGAGGGGGAC
This DNA window, taken from Anaeromyxobacter sp., encodes the following:
- the nrfD gene encoding polysulfide reductase NrfD, which codes for MTGILQFLKGCGRQIATGNKAYFIWLAALGCAIAVGATGYYHQAQTGLIATNIRDQVSWAFYIGNFTFLVGVAAAAVLLVIPAYVYHWGPIKEVVLLGELLAISALAMCLLFIMVDMGRPDRLLHMTPGFGTPNWPRSLLTWDALVLNIYLVLNVTVVLYILFQAYNGKEPDKRILVPLVLISIPVSISTHTVTAFLYNGMAARPYWNASILAPRFIASAFCSGPAVMIILFQILRKTAKIPIKDEAIWKVAELMSYAMFFNLFLLGAEVFKEFYSAKEELVHTRYLWFGLGPHTALVKYAWFSLFASVAAFVIFVVPRLRTNWVWLNAGCLLIWAGVYIEKGMGLVIPGMTPDTLGEIYEYTPTVTEWSIALGIFGVGFLILTILVKISVPILVGTFKTPATH
- a CDS encoding 4Fe-4S dicluster domain-containing protein; amino-acid sequence: MPAQPAEDEVRHDEGRRAFLKVAAAGGAALAGLSGCAGLDMEDFLRSHFKELSPEQLKKVLSKVEKRNKETWGKDTQVRAEGPRQGVEFGYGLDISRCVGCRRCVYACVKENNQSREAPQIHWIRVLEMDKAHGVSLAHAETYYDPATVPQPGKFYFPVQCQQCRNPPCVKACPTQATWKEQDGIVVIDYDWCIGCRCCMSACPYGARHFNFATPNLPAAELNPDQHYLGNRPRPKGVVEKCTFCIQRARNGRYTACVEVCPVGARKFGNLLDPESEIRKVMETKRVFVFKEELATHPQFYYFYAT
- a CDS encoding TIGR04013 family B12-binding domain/radical SAM domain-containing protein, with amino-acid sequence MPPPPDQGPRVTALVLHYRKTGRFGLNVLLGAVEQDPRTRDLPAQVAFGLPGAVAAARLALRAGRRPVVAWSFMTASLPEVTRELAAFRAAACGPGLLHLAGGPHPSADPEGTLRAGFDLVARGEGERTLPELLAALAAGRDPRRTPGLAWLEEGALRHSGRAAPVDLDAVPPFASRAGRLGPVELTRGCIWGCRFCHTPFLFKARWRHRSLPAVRHAIAELARREARDVRFLTPSALSYGAAGEAPDLEAVEALLATTREAIGPAGRVFFGTFPSELRPEHVSARALALITRYCDNRAVILGGQSGSDRLLEAMGRGHDAAAVERAARLALAAGLAPAVDLVFGLPGEEEADRAATRALALRLAEAGATIHAHAFMPLPGTPWAAAPPARIDGQTRLLLDRLASRGRAHGAWRRQEKLAGLRT
- a CDS encoding MFS transporter, translated to MTPPPAPPDRPTPPWYFLFLDLPFGAAVGFLSYAVPLWMSLRGYGLAEVATVTATANLPHAIKLLWIPVLDLGSVRRLWYLGMSGVIALLFLALALVPDPFANMPLFALWLAALQAAATTAHAANNALMASTTRFEDKGKVGGFAMASNVGSTGLLGGLAIVLAEAAGVRVAALVMALVALASASLGLRIVEPRTVDAAVARAGSLLRATALHLWAMARDLGRTVASRDGFTGLIICLAPVGCMAMSNLFSGIAGEYQASPNVVAAVNGVGGGIASALGALLGGVLSDRMSRRVAYAASGGLTALCAVAMAAAPLTPWTYAWGTFTYMFAGGVAFATWAGMVLEMVGASAATATKYALFNATANLAISYVTWLNGLGGEWGKKTFGLAEARGALLTDAALTVVGVAVLVAMVLVTRRRADPTPA
- the gdhA gene encoding NADP-specific glutamate dehydrogenase, yielding MTTKMDEKLETVYQDVLKRNPGEVEFHQAVREVLETLGPVLAKYPEFRERKIIERIAEPERQIIFRVPWQDDRGEVQINRGFRVQYNSALGPYKGGLRFHPSVYLGIIKFLGFEQIFKNALTGLPIGGGKGGSDFDPKGKSDNEVMRFCQSFMTELWRYIGEHTDVPAGDIGVGGREIGYMYGQYKRLTSRYEAGVLTGKGLDYGGSLVRTEATGYGATFFVKEMLEVRKDSFGGKTCTVSGSGNVAIYTIEKIHQLGGKVVACSDSNGTIYDEKGIDLELLKQLKERERRRIKDYVEYRTHAKFVAGGNIWEIPCQVAMPSATQNELNGKDAALLVKNGCIAVGEGANMPTTPEGVKVFLDAKIAYGPGKAANAGGVATSALEMQQNASRDSWTFEYTEKRLANIMKNIHQSCWDTAEEFGSKGNYVVGANVAGFIKVAKAMVAHGLI